The nucleotide window TTAAAAGGCATATAAATCAGTGAGAATAATAAGCCAATATAAAAAATTAGAAAAACACATTTTTAGTTTGATTTTTGCCGAATTGTTTATCCAAATGATAAATTCTGCATTTCTATTAATTATGTTGGTATTCATGCAAAAAGAGGGATATTCAGACCATCAGAGCGCTGATTTTATTTCCTATCGTTTTCTTGGAACTTTATTGCTGGCTTTTCCAATGGGTTTGTTTATAAAGGGAAGAAAAATAAAGCCTGTTTTTATCTTTGCCAGTCTTTCAATCCCCATATTTTCACTTCTGATAGTTTATGGAATTCACTATCATGTTTCATGGCTATTGTATGTTTCACAAGTGTTATGGGGCATAGGCTTTTTATGTTTTCAAATTACAGCTCTTCCTTTTATTCTTCGCAATGCAAAGCAAGATACCCATACAGAGGCAATAAGTTTGAGTTTTGCAACCTATAGTTTCGGAGGAATTTCCAGTGGTGTTTTAATTTTTTTATTAAGTACCCTAAACCCTGTTTTTTTTGATGAAATGCTAATTCTTCAAATTATTGCTGGCTTAGGCTTTATCAGTATCTTTTTTATTATGAGGATTGATATTGAAGAAAATATAACTGAAGAACCATTAAACCTTAAAAAATTAAACCTTGGGGACTTTGATTGGAAAATAATTGCAAAAGCTATGTTCCCTGTGTTTGTAATAGCAACAGGGGCAGGACTTACCATTCCATTTATAGGTATTTTCTTTTTTAATGTACATGGAGTAGATTCCCATGAATTTGCAATTTATGGATCCATTTCCGCAGTATTGGTTGCTATTGGTGCTTTACTTGTTCCACAAATAAAAGCAAGATTCGGCTACATGCTTGCAGTTCCGGCAACTCAAACTGTTGCAGTACTTGCACTTGTAGTTCTGGCCACAACTGAACTATTTGCTGCCTGGGCCCTGGCAGTGCCAATTGCAATTTTATGTTATGTTATTCGACAGCCACTCATGAACATGGCCGGTCCTATGACTTCTGAAGTAATGATGAATTATGTAGGACCTAAAAACAGGGAAATAACCAGTGCATTAACTTCAACAATTTGGTCTGGAAGCTGGTACATTAGTTCCAGAATTTTTAAAATTCTTAGGGAAAATGGAATTGCTTATGTAAAAGTTTTCATGATAACTGCAGTGCTCTATGGACTTGGAATATTTTTGTATTACCTGGTAATGCTTGATTATGAAAAAAGGCTTAAATCTGGCTTAATTAAAATTTAATTTATCTTTTTTCTTAAACCACTAAAAAATCAGGGAATCTCCGTGTTCCTCTGTGACTGCTCTGTGGAACTCTGTGAAACAATGAAACAGTGCATTTTCAGCAGATTTCCTTTTTAAATTACACAGAGAGCGCAGAGAAGTCACAGAGTTGCACAGAGTGGTATGAAACTTCACAAA belongs to Bacteroidota bacterium and includes:
- a CDS encoding MFS transporter, which produces MRIISQYKKLEKHIFSLIFAELFIQMINSAFLLIMLVFMQKEGYSDHQSADFISYRFLGTLLLAFPMGLFIKGRKIKPVFIFASLSIPIFSLLIVYGIHYHVSWLLYVSQVLWGIGFLCFQITALPFILRNAKQDTHTEAISLSFATYSFGGISSGVLIFLLSTLNPVFFDEMLILQIIAGLGFISIFFIMRIDIEENITEEPLNLKKLNLGDFDWKIIAKAMFPVFVIATGAGLTIPFIGIFFFNVHGVDSHEFAIYGSISAVLVAIGALLVPQIKARFGYMLAVPATQTVAVLALVVLATTELFAAWALAVPIAILCYVIRQPLMNMAGPMTSEVMMNYVGPKNREITSALTSTIWSGSWYISSRIFKILRENGIAYVKVFMITAVLYGLGIFLYYLVMLDYEKRLKSGLIKI